One genomic segment of Cellulophaga sp. HaHaR_3_176 includes these proteins:
- a CDS encoding ATP-dependent Clp protease ATP-binding subunit — protein sequence MDDNFSPRVKDVIAYSKEEALRLGHDFIGTEHLMLGLLRDGSGKAISILDALDVDLNHLRRKVEILSPANPSASPMQKDKKNLHLTRQAERALKTTFLEAKLFQSSSINTAHLLLCILRNENDPTTKLLHKLKVDYDGVKEQFKSMITSDDDYIDSPTSESFPNDADEPTEGKDANFGSSSNQKGNKKSKTPVLDNFGRDLTQMAEENKLDPVVGREKEIERVSQILSRRKKNNPLLIGEPGVGKSAIAEGLALRIITKKVSRILYNKRVVTLDLASLVAGTKYRGQFEERMKAVMNELEKNDDIILFIDEIHTIVGAGGATGSLDASNMFKPALARGEIQCIGATTLDEYRQYIEKDGALERRFQKVIVEPTSVDETIEILKNIKGKYEDHHNVIYTDESLIACVKLTNRYMTDRFLPDKAIDALDEAGSRVHIVNMDVPKQILELEKQLDEVRELKNSVVKKQRYEEAAKLRDDEKKIEKDLASAQEKWEEESKLHREIVTEDNVADVVSMMSGIPVNRIAQTEITKLAELPNLIKGNVIGQDEAVFKVAKAIQRNRAGLKDPNKPIGSFIFLGQTGVGKTQLAKILAKELFDSEDALIRIDMSEYMEKFAISRLVGAPPGYVGYEEGGQLTEKVRRKPYAVVLLDEVEKAHPDVFNMMLQVLDDGFLTDSLGRKIDFRNTIIIMTSNIGARQLKDFGQGVGFGTSAMKSQTDSHQKSVIENALKKAFAPEFLNRIDDVVVFNSLEKEDIHKIIDIELRKLLARIKDIGYQLILSDKAKDYIAEKGFDKQYGARPLKRAIQKYIEDALAEEIVNSKLEEGDTIFMDFDEKKEELTIKIEKAKKESEA from the coding sequence ATGGATGATAATTTTTCACCTAGAGTAAAAGATGTAATTGCTTACAGCAAAGAAGAGGCTTTAAGGCTTGGTCACGATTTTATTGGGACTGAACATTTAATGCTTGGACTTTTACGCGATGGAAGCGGCAAAGCAATTAGTATTCTTGACGCTTTAGATGTAGACTTAAATCACCTTAGAAGAAAGGTCGAAATTTTAAGTCCGGCTAACCCAAGTGCTAGCCCAATGCAAAAGGATAAAAAGAACTTACATTTAACAAGACAAGCAGAACGTGCTCTTAAAACAACATTTTTAGAAGCAAAACTTTTTCAAAGTTCTTCTATAAATACAGCACATTTATTATTATGTATTTTAAGAAATGAAAATGACCCTACCACAAAACTACTGCATAAACTTAAAGTAGATTATGATGGGGTTAAAGAACAATTTAAATCTATGATTACTAGTGATGATGATTATATAGATTCTCCTACTTCAGAATCTTTTCCTAATGATGCAGATGAACCTACAGAAGGTAAAGACGCTAATTTTGGAAGCAGCTCTAATCAGAAAGGAAATAAAAAATCTAAAACACCTGTTTTAGACAACTTCGGACGCGATTTGACACAAATGGCAGAAGAGAATAAATTAGATCCTGTTGTTGGTAGAGAAAAAGAAATTGAACGTGTTTCTCAAATTCTTAGTAGAAGAAAAAAGAACAACCCTTTACTTATAGGGGAACCAGGCGTAGGTAAAAGTGCCATCGCTGAAGGTTTAGCTTTAAGAATTATAACAAAAAAGGTTTCTAGAATTTTATATAATAAAAGAGTAGTTACACTTGATTTAGCTTCTTTAGTCGCTGGTACAAAGTATCGTGGCCAGTTTGAAGAGCGAATGAAAGCAGTAATGAACGAACTTGAAAAGAATGATGATATTATTCTTTTTATTGATGAAATTCACACTATTGTAGGTGCCGGTGGCGCAACAGGTAGTTTAGATGCATCAAACATGTTTAAACCTGCTTTAGCTAGAGGTGAAATTCAATGTATTGGCGCTACTACCCTAGATGAATACAGACAATATATTGAAAAAGATGGTGCTTTAGAGCGTCGTTTTCAAAAAGTAATTGTTGAACCTACTAGTGTAGATGAAACCATTGAAATCCTTAAAAATATTAAAGGTAAATACGAAGACCATCACAATGTAATATATACAGATGAGTCTTTAATTGCTTGTGTAAAATTAACGAACAGATATATGACTGATCGTTTTTTACCAGATAAAGCTATTGATGCTTTAGATGAAGCAGGATCAAGAGTGCATATCGTTAATATGGATGTTCCTAAGCAGATTCTTGAGTTAGAAAAACAACTAGATGAAGTTCGTGAGCTTAAAAATTCTGTTGTTAAAAAACAACGTTATGAAGAAGCCGCAAAGCTTAGAGATGACGAGAAAAAAATAGAAAAAGATCTTGCTTCTGCTCAAGAAAAATGGGAAGAAGAAAGCAAGTTACATAGAGAGATTGTAACTGAAGACAATGTTGCTGATGTTGTTTCTATGATGAGTGGTATTCCTGTAAATAGAATTGCTCAAACAGAAATTACAAAATTAGCAGAATTACCTAATTTAATAAAAGGTAATGTTATAGGCCAAGATGAAGCTGTTTTTAAGGTAGCAAAAGCTATTCAACGTAACAGAGCTGGATTAAAAGACCCTAATAAACCTATTGGTTCTTTCATATTTTTAGGTCAAACAGGTGTTGGTAAAACACAATTAGCTAAAATATTAGCTAAAGAATTGTTTGATTCTGAAGATGCACTTATTCGTATTGACATGAGTGAGTACATGGAGAAATTTGCTATTTCACGTTTAGTGGGAGCACCTCCGGGATATGTAGGTTACGAAGAAGGTGGCCAGTTAACTGAAAAGGTCCGTCGTAAACCTTACGCTGTTGTATTATTAGATGAAGTTGAGAAAGCACATCCTGATGTATTTAATATGATGTTGCAAGTTTTAGACGATGGTTTTTTAACTGACAGTTTAGGACGTAAGATTGACTTTAGAAATACTATTATAATAATGACATCTAATATTGGTGCACGCCAATTAAAAGATTTTGGACAAGGTGTTGGTTTTGGAACTTCAGCAATGAAATCACAAACTGATAGTCATCAAAAAAGTGTTATCGAAAATGCTTTAAAGAAAGCTTTTGCTCCTGAATTTTTAAATAGAATTGATGATGTTGTTGTCTTTAATTCTTTAGAAAAAGAAGATATTCACAAAATTATAGATATTGAATTACGCAAGCTATTAGCTCGTATTAAAGATATTGGATATCAATTAATCCTTTCTGACAAGGCTAAAGATTATATAGCTGAAAAGGGTTTTGATAAACAATATGGAGCAAGACCTTTAAAAAGGGCTATTCAAAAATATATTGAAGATGCCTTAGCTGAAGAAATCGTGAATTCTAAGTTAGAAGAAGGTGATACTATTTTCATGGATTTTGATGAAAAGAAAGAAGAACTTACTATAAAAATTGAGAAGGCAAAAAAAGAATCTGAAGCATAA
- a CDS encoding C40 family peptidase, protein MQYGICPLSVIPVRLIADETSEMVTQLLYGDHFKVIDTRKFFSKIRITHDNCEGWISNQQFQIISEEDYILINTTEVKYSTDLIAPVITADNILIPLVLGSTIAHANLLEHTFEGNSINTISNKNELINIASLYLKAPYLRGGKTPFGIDSSGFTQMVYKINGYHILRTAAEQATQGEPLSFIEESEPGDLAFFDNNEGVIDHVGIIMQNNYVIHSSGMVRIDRIDHTGIFNSDTKSYSHKLRVIKKII, encoded by the coding sequence ATGCAATACGGCATTTGTCCTCTTAGTGTTATTCCTGTTAGATTAATTGCAGATGAAACAAGTGAAATGGTTACCCAACTTTTGTATGGTGATCATTTTAAGGTTATTGATACGCGAAAGTTTTTTAGTAAAATCAGAATCACACATGACAATTGTGAAGGGTGGATTAGCAATCAGCAATTTCAGATAATTTCAGAAGAAGATTATATATTAATAAATACTACTGAAGTTAAATATTCTACTGATTTAATTGCCCCTGTAATTACTGCTGATAATATACTAATTCCTTTAGTTTTAGGTTCGACTATAGCGCATGCAAATTTACTAGAACATACTTTCGAAGGCAATTCAATAAATACCATTTCTAATAAAAATGAATTAATAAATATAGCTTCCTTATACTTAAAAGCACCATATTTAAGAGGTGGAAAAACTCCTTTTGGCATTGACAGTTCTGGTTTTACTCAAATGGTATACAAAATTAATGGCTATCATATATTAAGAACAGCTGCCGAGCAAGCTACACAAGGCGAACCTTTAAGTTTTATCGAAGAAAGTGAACCTGGTGACTTAGCCTTTTTTGACAACAATGAAGGCGTTATTGATCATGTTGGTATAATTATGCAAAACAATTATGTTATACACTCTAGTGGCATGGTACGAATTGACAGGATAGACCATACCGGTATTTTTAACTCTGACACAAAATCATATTCACACAAACTTAGAGTTATTAAAAAAATAATATAA
- the gyrA gene encoding DNA gyrase subunit A — protein MAEGEKLIPINIDDEMKSAYIDYSMSVIVSRALPDVRDGLKPVHRRVLFGMYELGVRSTSAHKKSARIVGEVLGKYHPHGDTSVYDSMVRMAQEWSLRYMLVDGQGNFGSIDGDSPAAMRYTEARMRKIADDMLADIDKDTVDHQLNFDDSLKEPKVLPTRIPNLLVNGASGIAVGMATNMPPHNLSEVVDGTIAYIENNDIEIDELITHIKAPDFPTGGIIYGYDGVKEAFHTGRGRVVMRAKATFEEVQGRECIIVTEIPYQVNKADMIKKTADLVNEKRIEGISTIRDESDRNGMRIVYIIKRDAIPNIVLNTLYKYTALQSSFSVNNIALVNGRPQMLNVKEMIHYFVEHRHEVVVRRTEFELKKAEDRAHILEGLIIASDNIDEVIAIIRASNNADQARENLMERFKLSEIQAKAIVEMRLRQLTGLEQDKLRTEYDEILLTIEDLKDILARKERRMDIIKEELAEVKAKYGDERRSEINFAGGDLSMEDMIPDEQVVITISHAGYIKRTPLTEYKTQNRGGVGQKASSTRNEDFLEHLFVGTNHQYMLFFTQKGKCFWMRVYEIPEGSKSSKGRAIQNLINIESDDKVKAFICTQDLKDEEYVNSHYVIMATKKGIVKKTSLEQYSRPRQNGINAIGIREDDELLEAKLTTGTSEIFLGLKSGKAIRFEESKTRPMGRNASGVRGITLQSDDDEVIGMVSVHNFEEEILVVSENGYGKRSSIDDYRVTNRGGKGVKTISITDKTGGLVAIKNVSDSDDLMIINKSGIAIRMSVEDLRVMGRATQGVRLINIKGKDSIAAVAKVMKDEDAIEEIDEANADVDSEDGTALDNNENETEE, from the coding sequence ATGGCAGAAGGAGAAAAATTAATTCCTATCAACATTGATGATGAAATGAAGTCAGCTTACATTGATTATTCAATGTCGGTCATTGTGTCACGTGCTTTACCAGATGTTAGGGATGGCTTAAAACCAGTACATAGAAGAGTTTTATTCGGAATGTATGAGTTAGGTGTTAGATCTACAAGTGCTCATAAGAAATCTGCTCGTATCGTGGGTGAGGTTTTAGGTAAGTACCACCCTCACGGTGATACATCAGTTTATGATTCTATGGTGCGTATGGCGCAGGAGTGGAGTTTACGTTATATGCTTGTTGATGGGCAGGGTAACTTCGGTTCTATAGATGGCGATAGCCCAGCAGCAATGCGTTATACGGAAGCACGTATGCGTAAAATTGCTGACGACATGTTAGCTGATATTGATAAAGATACTGTAGATCACCAATTGAACTTTGATGATTCTTTAAAAGAACCTAAAGTATTACCAACAAGAATTCCTAACCTTTTGGTGAATGGAGCTTCTGGTATTGCAGTAGGTATGGCTACAAATATGCCCCCTCACAATTTATCTGAAGTTGTAGATGGTACTATAGCTTATATAGAAAATAACGATATTGAAATTGATGAACTTATAACGCATATTAAAGCTCCAGATTTTCCAACAGGTGGAATTATCTATGGTTATGATGGTGTAAAAGAGGCTTTTCATACAGGAAGAGGTCGTGTAGTAATGCGTGCAAAAGCAACTTTTGAAGAGGTTCAGGGGCGTGAATGTATCATTGTTACCGAAATTCCTTACCAAGTGAATAAGGCAGACATGATTAAAAAGACTGCCGATCTTGTCAATGAAAAAAGGATAGAAGGAATTTCTACAATTAGAGATGAGTCTGATAGAAACGGTATGCGTATCGTTTATATTATTAAAAGAGATGCTATCCCTAATATCGTGTTAAACACTCTTTACAAGTACACAGCTTTACAGTCGTCATTTAGTGTTAATAACATTGCACTTGTAAATGGTAGACCTCAAATGTTGAATGTTAAAGAGATGATTCACTATTTTGTGGAACACAGACATGAGGTTGTGGTTCGTAGAACAGAGTTTGAGCTTAAAAAAGCTGAAGATAGAGCACATATTCTAGAAGGACTTATTATTGCTTCTGATAATATTGACGAAGTAATAGCTATTATTAGAGCCTCTAATAATGCAGACCAAGCAAGAGAAAACTTGATGGAGCGCTTTAAGTTATCAGAAATTCAAGCGAAGGCAATTGTAGAAATGCGACTGCGTCAATTGACAGGTCTGGAACAAGATAAGTTGCGTACTGAATATGACGAGATTTTATTAACTATAGAAGATTTGAAAGATATTCTAGCCCGTAAAGAGCGTAGAATGGATATAATCAAAGAAGAGTTAGCTGAAGTAAAAGCAAAATATGGTGATGAACGTCGTTCTGAAATAAATTTTGCTGGTGGTGATTTAAGTATGGAAGATATGATTCCTGATGAGCAAGTGGTTATTACTATTTCTCACGCAGGTTATATTAAAAGAACACCACTTACTGAATATAAGACACAAAATAGAGGTGGAGTTGGTCAAAAAGCTTCTTCAACAAGAAATGAAGATTTCTTAGAGCATTTATTTGTAGGTACAAATCACCAGTATATGTTATTCTTTACTCAAAAAGGAAAATGTTTCTGGATGCGTGTTTATGAAATACCAGAAGGAAGTAAATCATCAAAAGGTAGAGCAATTCAGAATTTAATAAATATTGAGAGTGATGATAAAGTAAAAGCATTTATCTGTACTCAAGATTTAAAAGATGAAGAATATGTAAATAGCCATTATGTTATTATGGCAACTAAAAAAGGTATTGTTAAGAAAACATCTTTAGAGCAATATTCTAGACCACGTCAAAATGGTATCAATGCTATTGGTATTAGAGAAGATGATGAACTTTTAGAAGCAAAATTAACTACAGGTACAAGTGAAATTTTCTTAGGGTTAAAATCTGGTAAGGCAATTAGATTCGAAGAAAGTAAAACTAGACCGATGGGAAGAAATGCATCTGGTGTTCGTGGTATTACATTGCAAAGTGATGATGATGAGGTGATTGGTATGGTTTCTGTTCATAATTTTGAAGAAGAAATACTTGTTGTTTCGGAAAATGGATATGGTAAAAGATCTAGTATAGATGATTATCGCGTAACTAATAGAGGAGGAAAAGGTGTGAAAACTATTTCTATCACAGATAAAACAGGTGGCTTAGTAGCAATCAAAAACGTATCTGATTCTGATGATTTAATGATTATTAATAAATCAGGTATTGCAATACGTATGAGTGTTGAAGATCTAAGAGTTATGGGTAGAGCTACTCAAGGTGTTAGGTTGATTAACATAAAAGGTAAAGATTCTATAGCAGCTGTAGCAAAAGTAATGAAAGATGAAGATGCTATAGAAGAAATAGATGAAGCTAATGCAGATGTTGATTCTGAAGATGGCACGGCTCTTGATAATAATGAAAACGAAACAGAAGAATAA
- a CDS encoding tetratricopeptide repeat protein — MKTKIFLLAAMSCTMVGFAQKNEIKAAEKALKSGSAAEAKTAIDGAEALIGSADEKMKAQYYFLKGETYAMLAKKGDASAFNVAIEAYNETIATEETSGKVKYTGESKQKLSAMTADLVNSAVDDNNNKRYKEAAEKLYMGYKLSPKDTVYLYYAASSAVNGGEYEQSLKYYNELKDLGYDGAEVKYTAVNIATGEAEEMDKSQRDLMVKSKTYKDPKEVQTPSKRSEIIKNIALIYTQLGEDDKALGAYKDARATDPEDVNLILNEANLYFKLGDKEKFKSLMAEATALQPDNADLFYNIGVVSMEQGNIEEARKAYLRALEINPGYVNAQLNLSTTYVNEGNGLIDAMNSLGNSRSDIAKYDELKQKKDSLFTQGATVLEDALKLNPDNKSILEQLKNIYGALGDNENFMRLKKLIGE, encoded by the coding sequence ATGAAAACTAAGATTTTTTTACTAGCAGCCATGTCTTGTACAATGGTAGGATTCGCTCAGAAGAATGAGATAAAGGCTGCGGAAAAAGCGCTTAAATCAGGAAGCGCAGCAGAAGCTAAAACAGCTATTGATGGTGCAGAAGCATTAATTGGTAGTGCTGATGAAAAAATGAAAGCACAATATTATTTCCTTAAAGGTGAAACATATGCAATGTTAGCTAAAAAAGGAGATGCAAGTGCTTTTAATGTTGCTATTGAAGCTTACAATGAAACTATAGCAACTGAAGAAACTTCAGGTAAAGTAAAATATACAGGAGAATCTAAACAAAAATTATCAGCAATGACAGCAGATTTAGTAAACTCTGCGGTAGATGATAACAACAATAAAAGGTATAAAGAAGCTGCTGAAAAGTTATATATGGGTTATAAATTAAGCCCAAAAGATACAGTTTACCTTTATTATGCAGCAAGTAGTGCTGTTAACGGAGGTGAATATGAGCAATCTTTAAAGTACTATAATGAATTGAAAGATTTAGGGTATGATGGGGCAGAGGTTAAATACACTGCTGTAAATATAGCGACAGGTGAAGCTGAAGAAATGGATAAGTCACAAAGGGATTTGATGGTTAAATCTAAAACTTACAAAGATCCTAAAGAAGTTCAAACTCCTTCAAAAAGATCTGAGATTATTAAAAACATTGCTTTAATCTACACTCAATTAGGAGAAGATGATAAGGCATTAGGAGCTTATAAAGATGCTCGTGCTACAGACCCTGAAGATGTTAACTTAATTTTAAACGAAGCAAACCTTTATTTTAAATTAGGAGATAAAGAAAAGTTTAAATCTTTAATGGCAGAGGCTACTGCTTTACAGCCAGATAACGCTGATTTATTTTACAACATTGGTGTTGTAAGTATGGAGCAAGGTAATATTGAAGAAGCTAGAAAAGCTTATTTACGTGCTTTAGAAATTAACCCTGGTTATGTAAACGCTCAATTGAACCTTTCAACTACATATGTGAATGAAGGAAACGGTTTAATTGATGCAATGAACTCTTTAGGTAATTCAAGATCAGACATTGCTAAATACGATGAGTTAAAGCAAAAAAAGGATAGTTTGTTTACTCAAGGAGCAACTGTATTAGAAGATGCATTAAAATTAAACCCAGACAATAAAAGTATTTTAGAGCAATTAAAAAATATTTATGGTGCTTTAGGTGACAATGAAAACTTCATGAGGTTAAAGAAGTTGATTGGAGAATAA
- a CDS encoding HD family phosphohydrolase — protein sequence MSAFLDNLYKNQSTVYKYFIYIISIVLIVFFFPKGGKFKYEFQKGKPWQYDNYYAPFDFSIKKTDQEIEKEKQVVKENQILYFNYDTKITQAVYEDLRTEVNQVFKNVESDNPKSLDYLYNAGKDILDELYAKGVVLDESTKLSKNIINLIKNNEEEKISSNQLYSKQEVKDVVSSVIKKKKLDSYSRQFQQLFGDIVEPNVFYDSGLSTKVLDDELSKLSYTRGTIDQGKLIIAKGEIVEADNYKVLNSIKSEYESELWASNNYYYILCGYAVLVALVLMMLFLFLKKYRRDIFDNNTKVTFIFFNIIFMVFITTMVVKYDDGYVFVVPLCILPLILKTFFDARLGLFVHVLAVLILGFVVPNSFEYIFLQIITGIITILTVSELYKRVNLFISVGQITLIYIVGYFAFHIIHEGDLDDVEWFLFGLFLLNGMITLFVQPLIYIYEKLFGLVSDVSLLELSDTNSKLLKELSNKAPGTFHHSLQVANLAEAAANEIGANAMLVRVGALYHDIGKMNNPTYFTENQITNVNPHDELEPIDSARIIINHVIDGIEIARKNNLPDRIIDFIRVHHGTSLVYYFYKKQQEISENVDEQDFRYPGPIPFSKETAILMIADSIEAASKSLKNPTFLIIDEFVNKIIAGQMKGNQFLNANITFKEIESIKKILKQKLINIYHLRVEYPE from the coding sequence ATGAGCGCATTTTTAGATAATTTATATAAAAATCAATCTACAGTATATAAATATTTCATTTATATAATATCTATTGTATTAATTGTTTTCTTTTTCCCGAAAGGGGGGAAGTTTAAATACGAATTCCAAAAAGGGAAGCCTTGGCAATACGATAATTATTATGCTCCCTTTGATTTTTCAATAAAAAAAACAGATCAAGAAATTGAAAAAGAAAAACAAGTAGTTAAGGAAAATCAGATACTTTACTTTAATTACGATACTAAAATTACTCAAGCAGTATATGAAGATTTAAGAACTGAAGTTAATCAAGTTTTTAAAAATGTAGAGTCAGATAACCCTAAGTCTTTAGATTACCTTTATAATGCAGGAAAAGATATCTTAGATGAATTATATGCCAAAGGTGTTGTTTTAGATGAGTCAACTAAGCTGTCAAAAAATATTATTAATCTTATTAAAAACAATGAAGAAGAAAAAATAAGCTCAAATCAACTTTATAGTAAGCAAGAAGTAAAAGATGTTGTATCGAGTGTTATAAAAAAGAAAAAATTAGATAGTTATAGTAGGCAATTTCAACAATTATTTGGAGATATAGTAGAGCCTAATGTTTTTTATGATTCAGGCTTATCTACAAAAGTATTAGACGATGAGCTTTCTAAGCTGTCATATACTCGTGGTACTATAGATCAGGGAAAACTTATTATCGCTAAAGGAGAAATTGTAGAAGCGGATAATTATAAAGTTTTAAACTCTATTAAAAGTGAGTATGAATCTGAGTTGTGGGCTTCAAATAATTATTACTACATACTTTGTGGGTACGCAGTTTTGGTGGCTTTAGTATTAATGATGTTATTCCTTTTTCTAAAAAAATACAGAAGAGATATTTTTGATAATAATACTAAAGTTACATTTATATTTTTCAATATAATTTTTATGGTGTTTATTACCACCATGGTGGTAAAGTATGATGATGGTTATGTTTTTGTAGTTCCGTTATGTATACTACCCCTTATTTTAAAAACATTTTTTGACGCAAGGTTAGGCTTGTTTGTACATGTACTTGCTGTGCTTATATTAGGCTTTGTTGTACCTAACAGCTTTGAATATATATTTCTTCAAATAATAACCGGTATCATTACTATTTTAACGGTTTCTGAATTATATAAGCGTGTAAATTTATTTATATCTGTAGGTCAAATTACATTAATATATATAGTAGGTTATTTTGCTTTCCATATTATACATGAAGGCGATTTGGATGATGTTGAGTGGTTTTTATTCGGTTTGTTTTTATTAAATGGAATGATAACATTATTCGTTCAACCATTAATTTATATTTACGAAAAATTATTCGGTTTAGTATCAGATGTATCCTTGTTAGAATTGTCTGACACAAATTCTAAGCTATTAAAAGAGCTCTCTAACAAAGCTCCAGGTACATTTCATCATTCTTTACAAGTAGCAAATTTAGCAGAAGCAGCCGCTAATGAAATAGGTGCTAATGCAATGTTGGTTAGGGTAGGAGCTTTGTATCATGATATTGGAAAAATGAATAACCCAACCTATTTTACTGAAAATCAAATTACAAACGTAAACCCACATGATGAACTAGAGCCGATTGATAGTGCTCGAATAATTATAAATCATGTAATTGACGGAATTGAGATAGCAAGAAAAAATAACTTACCAGATAGAATAATCGATTTTATAAGAGTACACCATGGTACTTCGTTAGTTTATTATTTTTATAAAAAACAGCAAGAAATAAGTGAAAATGTAGATGAACAAGATTTTAGATATCCTGGGCCAATTCCTTTTTCAAAAGAAACAGCAATTTTAATGATTGCAGATTCTATTGAAGCAGCTTCAAAGAGTCTTAAAAACCCAACTTTTTTAATTATTGATGAGTTCGTTAATAAAATTATAGCGGGCCAAATGAAAGGCAATCAGTTCTTAAATGCAAACATAACTTTTAAAGAAATTGAATCAATTAAGAAGATTTTGAAACAAAAACTGATTAATATTTATCACCTAAGAGTCGAGTATCCAGAGTAG
- a CDS encoding acetyl-CoA C-acyltransferase, whose protein sequence is MKKVVIVSAVRTPIGSFMGSLSSVPAPKLGAIAIKGALNKINLDVNLVDEVIMGNVVQAGTGQAPARQAAILAGLPNTVPSTTINKVCASGMKAVMQAAQAIALGDASIVVAGGMENMSLIPHYVHLRNGQKFGPTSLIDGMQRDGLVDAYDNNAMGVCADACATKYEFSREDQDNYAIQSYTRSSEAWASGSFSNEIVPVEVPQRRGEPILVSEDEEFKNVKIEKIPALRPAFSKDGTVTAANASTINDGAAALVLMSEEKAKELNLKPLATIVSYADAAHEPEWFTTAPAKALPKALDKANLTLDNIDYFEFNEAFSVVGLANMKILGLNDSNVNVNGGAVSLGHPLGCSGARILVTLINVLDQKKGKLGAAAICNGGGGASAIVIEKN, encoded by the coding sequence ATGAAAAAAGTAGTTATCGTTTCTGCAGTTAGAACGCCGATAGGTAGTTTTATGGGGAGTCTTTCGAGTGTTCCTGCTCCTAAATTAGGTGCAATCGCTATAAAAGGTGCTCTTAATAAAATAAACTTAGATGTTAATTTGGTTGATGAAGTTATCATGGGTAATGTTGTACAAGCTGGCACAGGTCAAGCTCCCGCTAGGCAAGCTGCTATACTAGCTGGGTTACCAAATACAGTACCATCAACAACAATTAATAAAGTTTGCGCTTCAGGCATGAAAGCGGTTATGCAAGCTGCACAAGCTATTGCATTAGGCGACGCTTCTATTGTTGTAGCTGGTGGTATGGAGAATATGTCTCTAATTCCACATTATGTTCATTTGAGAAATGGTCAAAAATTTGGACCTACTTCACTTATAGATGGTATGCAAAGAGATGGTTTGGTTGATGCTTACGACAATAATGCGATGGGAGTATGTGCCGATGCATGCGCTACTAAATATGAGTTTTCAAGAGAAGACCAAGATAATTACGCAATACAATCGTACACAAGATCATCAGAAGCTTGGGCTAGTGGTTCTTTTTCTAATGAAATAGTTCCTGTAGAAGTACCTCAACGAAGAGGAGAGCCTATCTTGGTTTCTGAAGATGAGGAATTTAAGAATGTTAAAATAGAAAAAATACCTGCATTAAGACCTGCCTTTTCTAAAGATGGTACAGTGACTGCTGCAAATGCATCTACCATTAATGATGGAGCTGCTGCTTTAGTTTTAATGAGTGAAGAAAAAGCTAAAGAATTGAACTTAAAACCATTAGCTACTATTGTTAGTTATGCTGATGCTGCTCATGAACCTGAATGGTTTACTACAGCACCAGCCAAAGCACTTCCAAAGGCTTTAGACAAAGCTAATTTAACGCTAGACAATATTGATTATTTCGAATTTAATGAAGCTTTCTCTGTTGTAGGACTTGCTAACATGAAAATATTAGGTTTAAATGATTCTAATGTAAATGTAAATGGAGGTGCAGTTTCTTTAGGTCACCCACTTGGTTGTTCTGGTGCAAGAATACTTGTTACCCTCATTAATGTATTGGATCAAAAAAAGGGCAAACTTGGTGCTGCAGCTATATGTAATGGTGGCGGTGGAGCATCAGCAATTGTAATAGAAAAAAATTAA